A DNA window from Methylocystis heyeri contains the following coding sequences:
- a CDS encoding Lrp/AsnC family transcriptional regulator — protein MDAIDQKILAILQEDASLPVAEIAFRVGLSQTPCWKRIQKLEATGVVKRRVALLSPEKLGLGLRVYVSIVAGEHSQAWFERFAEEVSKMPEVVDFDRMAGDIDYMLCVVVPDIAGFDEFYRRLVSITPLRKVVSRFTIQRLKTTTALPLPGQIEKASRTARIAEVANL, from the coding sequence ATGGACGCCATCGACCAGAAGATCCTCGCAATTCTCCAGGAAGACGCCTCCTTGCCGGTGGCGGAAATCGCTTTTCGCGTCGGACTCTCCCAGACGCCCTGCTGGAAGCGGATACAAAAACTCGAGGCCACGGGCGTCGTAAAGCGCCGGGTGGCGCTGCTCTCGCCCGAAAAGCTCGGTCTCGGGCTCCGCGTCTATGTCTCCATCGTCGCCGGCGAGCACTCTCAGGCCTGGTTCGAGCGTTTCGCCGAAGAGGTCTCCAAAATGCCCGAGGTGGTGGATTTCGACCGCATGGCCGGCGACATCGACTACATGCTGTGCGTGGTGGTTCCGGACATAGCCGGCTTCGACGAGTTCTACCGGCGCCTCGTGTCGATCACCCCGCTGCGCAAGGTCGTTTCGAGATTTACGATACAACGCCTGAAGACCACGACCGCCCTGCCCTTGCCGGGACAGATCGAAAAGGCCTCCCGCACGGCGCGCATCGCCGAGGTCGCAAATCTGTGA
- the cysK gene encoding cysteine synthase A, which translates to MSQTPIYTPPAKPGRGRIYDSITQTIGDTPIVRLDRLAQEKGVKANLLAKLEFFNPIASVKDRIGVNMIDALEKSGTIEPGKTTIIEPTSGNTGIALAFVAAARGYKLILVMPESMSIERRKMLSLLGAELVLTPAAQGMKGAVAKANELNAENPGSIIPQQFENPSNPAIHFATTAEEIWNDTNGAVDYFVSGVGTGGTITGVGRALKPRKPGLKIVAVEPEDSAVLSGRPPGPHKIQGIGAGFVPPVLDRSVIDEVVTIGNQTAFETARLLARIEGIPVGISSGAAVAAALEIAARPEAEGKNIVLIIPSFAERYLSTALFEGL; encoded by the coding sequence GTGTCGCAAACCCCGATCTATACGCCGCCGGCGAAACCCGGCCGCGGCCGCATCTATGATTCGATCACCCAGACCATCGGCGACACCCCGATCGTGCGCCTGGATCGCCTCGCCCAGGAAAAGGGAGTGAAGGCCAATCTGCTCGCAAAGCTGGAGTTCTTCAATCCGATCGCCAGCGTCAAGGACCGCATCGGCGTCAATATGATCGACGCCCTGGAGAAGAGCGGAACGATCGAGCCCGGCAAGACCACCATCATCGAGCCGACCTCCGGCAACACCGGCATCGCGCTGGCTTTCGTCGCCGCGGCCCGGGGCTACAAGCTCATACTGGTCATGCCCGAGTCCATGTCGATCGAGCGCCGCAAGATGCTCTCGCTGCTCGGAGCGGAGCTGGTGCTGACCCCGGCGGCCCAGGGCATGAAGGGCGCCGTCGCCAAGGCGAATGAGCTCAATGCGGAAAATCCCGGCTCGATCATCCCGCAGCAGTTCGAAAACCCGTCCAACCCCGCAATCCATTTCGCCACCACCGCCGAAGAAATCTGGAACGACACCAACGGCGCGGTGGATTATTTCGTCTCCGGCGTCGGCACTGGCGGCACCATCACGGGCGTCGGGCGCGCGCTGAAGCCGCGCAAGCCGGGATTGAAGATCGTGGCCGTGGAGCCCGAGGATTCCGCGGTTCTTTCCGGTCGCCCGCCGGGACCCCATAAAATCCAGGGCATCGGGGCCGGCTTCGTGCCGCCCGTGCTCGATCGCAGCGTGATCGACGAGGTCGTCACCATCGGCAACCAGACCGCATTCGAGACCGCCCGGCTGCTCGCCCGGATCGAGGGAATTCCGGTCGGCATCTCCTCGGGCGCGGCGGTGGCCGCGGCGCTGGAGATCGCCGCGAGGCCCGAGGCCGAAGGCAAGAATATCGTGCTGATCATCCCTTCCTTCGCCGAGCGCTATCTGTCGACCGCGCTCTTCGAAGGGCTCTGA
- a CDS encoding aspartate carbamoyltransferase catalytic subunit: MASNSSTAYYPHRHLLGIEGLSRPEIVALLDMAENAIEVSRQVEKKSSKLRGRTQINLFYEASTRTQASFEIAGKRLGADVMNMSVAQSSEKKGETLLDTAMTLNAMRPDIIVVRHSQAGAAHLLARKVDCSVVNAGDGAHEHPTQALLDALTIRRNKGRIEGLIVAICGDVLHSRVARSNILLLAALGARVRAVGPSTLVPRGLERLGVQVVNDMQRGVDGADIVMMLRLQRERMSGSLVPSSREYFHFFGLDEEKLARAAPGALVMHPGPMNRGVEIDSSVADGPQSLIREQVEMGVAVRMAVLEALAHHLPNV; the protein is encoded by the coding sequence TCACCGTCATCTGCTCGGCATTGAGGGGCTGTCGCGGCCCGAGATCGTCGCGCTGCTCGACATGGCGGAGAACGCCATCGAAGTATCGCGGCAGGTGGAGAAGAAGAGCTCGAAGCTTCGCGGGCGGACGCAGATCAACCTGTTCTACGAAGCCTCCACGCGCACGCAGGCCTCCTTTGAGATCGCCGGCAAGCGCCTCGGCGCCGACGTCATGAACATGTCGGTGGCGCAGTCTTCGGAAAAAAAGGGCGAGACCCTGCTCGATACGGCCATGACGCTCAACGCCATGCGCCCCGACATCATCGTGGTGCGGCACTCCCAGGCCGGCGCCGCGCATCTTCTCGCCCGCAAGGTCGACTGTTCGGTGGTCAACGCCGGCGACGGAGCGCACGAGCATCCGACCCAGGCTCTGCTGGACGCGCTGACCATCCGCAGAAACAAGGGGCGGATCGAAGGGCTGATCGTCGCCATTTGCGGAGACGTGCTTCATTCGCGCGTGGCCCGCTCCAACATCCTGCTGCTCGCCGCCCTGGGCGCGCGGGTGCGCGCCGTGGGACCTTCGACGCTGGTTCCGCGCGGGCTGGAGCGCCTCGGGGTCCAGGTCGTCAACGACATGCAGCGCGGCGTCGACGGGGCGGATATCGTGATGATGCTGCGCCTTCAGCGCGAGCGCATGAGCGGCTCCCTGGTGCCGAGCTCCCGTGAATATTTTCACTTTTTCGGCCTCGACGAGGAAAAACTCGCCCGCGCCGCCCCCGGCGCCCTCGTCATGCATCCCGGGCCCATGAACAGGGGCGTGGAGATCGACTCGTCCGTGGCCGACGGACCCCAGTCCCTGATCCGCGAGCAGGTGGAGATGGGCGTGGCCGTCCGCATGGCGGTGCTCGAAGCACTCGCGCATCATCTGCCGAACGTGTAA